The DNA window CTGCTAAACTGAGCTAAGTCAACTAGAGCCCTCTCAATTGGAAAGCAATGAAATCTATTTAGTTTTGAATCTATTTGGCTTTTGAAAAATGAATTCATTAGGACACAAACACTCACACATTACTCAATGATGGTAATGACATTGACTGTTGAAATTGAATTCAtcagaaaacaaaataaaactgatAAACTTAACTTAGTCAACTAACATTTGATACAACACCCACGATTAGAAGGAAGTGCGGTGACAATGTGATACTTAAACCTTGAGACCGAATAATTAGAACTAAAACCAAACAACGTACGCTCTCTTGAACTGACTTTCAATGCTGAAAACATGGCTTAAATTTAATTGCAATATTGTTATCAAAGATTAGGATTTAAAATAAAACCAGGTATCACATGAACAGCAAATCGACATTTTGCTACATATTTGACTTTCCTTTCTCCCTGCCACAATTCCTTGCATCGTGATGCCCCATTTCTCGACACTTTGCACATCGCCTCTTAGGTTTGTTCTGTAATATGATAGCCTTCTCTAAGGATGATTGAATTCTTTTTCCAGAAGTGCTGCCGGATCCCTTTGTACTCACTATATTAGGAGGGTGCACGGTAACAACATTCGGGCGAGCTAGCCCATACAGGTTCTCAATACTCTGTGCTTTACCCATTGAAGCCACGGAAGGTACTGTATCACCAAAGAGTCTATGACTTAATTCTTCCATTCCGTCGAATAATGCAAAAATGTCATCTGCATTGCTCTGCGCTCGTTGAAATAAATGAAAGTATAACGAATGTAGTTTCGTTGCTACAACACGTTTTGCATCGACTTGTGAATCTGCGTAAATCCAGCATCAGTATAGTGATACCATGTTGACATTACATATGAACGAAGCAAttggggaaaaataaaaatggcgTTGAAAACGAACCTGCAAATTTCGACAACTCCTCCCTCGGATCATTGTGCACTGATTCCAACAAAGGCGTCTTCAACCACCTTGTACCAATATATGCGGATGGTATTTCTTTCACGTCATGATTTTTGAACAACCAAAAAATGTGTGAACATAATATTCCACGACGCAAAAACAACTTGCAATCGCATTGGTACGATTCGGGGCTAACTTCATGACGGACGACACCTCTGTTTCTATGGCTGTCCATTATCGTGTATATCTCAGTGTTGTCCTCCAACTGAAAGTGAGACATTCTGCAACGACGATGAGCCTCGACGATCTCAGCTTGAACTTGAACAAAGATGCGATCTGTATACATAGCAGCTGCGTGTTTCTCGAATAAAAGCTCTGTTGACAAGATGGGGACTTTTGAAGCATCGGAGAAATCGAGCCTCTTAGTTATGTTACGCTGAGCATCCAACGCGCTATTGTAGTGCATCACAAAGTCAGCGAGATTAAAATGCGGGTTTGTGTACCTTTTGAAAAAACTGTTCTCGGACTCAGAGAATGAAGTTGTCTTCAACAACGACCCCATTGGGAAATCCCTAAAATAAGCCGGAATCCAATACTCTCGATGTGCGAACATGGTAGTGAACCAAGCTTCATTTTGTAAACCATATTGGTCCACAATAGTCAGCCAAGTTTCTTCAAATTCCTCTGGCTCCAACAATTCAGACCATATACAAGAGTCcaaatccttcttcaactcttcGTTGGCAAGTATTCTTTTGGGAACCTTTTCAGGAAGCTTCATCATTATGTGCCACATGCACCAACGATGCCTGGTACTAGTTAGAACCCGTTCTATAGCAAGTTTCATGCCCCAATCCTGGTCGGTAATTATCAACTTAGGTGCGAACCCCATACAATCGACAAACTCACTTAGCAACCAACAAAATGAGTCAGCTCCCTCATTTGACACGAAACCGGCACCAAACGTAACAGGGCATCCGTGGTTGTCTTTTCCAGTGAATGGCCCAAACACCATGCAATACCTATTCAACAAGCATATCAATAAACGATCATTACCAAAGTGTGAAGAAGAACAATATATGTAGCCTTAATTGTGAGCCTAATAAAAAGATTAAATAAAATGCTAGACACGAGTTGTTACTTGTTTGTTGAGTAGGTAGTGTCAAATGACACGATGTCACCGAACATCTTGTAGTTCTTTCTCGACACAGCGTCACACCAAAAAAGGCTACTTAACTTTCCGTCAGTACCTTGTTGGAATTTGTAATGGAAACCATCACATGTGTTCTTCTTCGCCTCCATTTGATTTAAAATCATTTGGACGTCCGCGCCTTTCATCTCTTGCAATATGTCGCGCTTGCAATTCCGTATGTCAGTAACGGTGCAACCCACCGCATCGTACCCACCCAAGAACTCCTTCAATAAATTGAAAGTCCTTGTAGGTCCAATGTTGGCCTTTGCGCAGTCCTGCATGAATTTATAATGGATATCCCCAAGGTTGCGGTTGGATTTCATGTATCGGACGTGCTTTTTATCAACCATCTCGTGATTGTGTAGGTCTACGAAGTTGCTGACAACATAGCAAGGACTGCCAGGATCGGTCGAATACTTCAAAGTAAGTTTGGCATTGCAATTACACCTGCTAGAACGGCGTCTATGTTTGGTAGAACTCGCCTCTTCGTCGACATCCAACTTTTCACCTTGCCGGCTGCATACAATAGTCTGCCAGGTTTTTATGTCGTTCGAGTATTTGTGTCCGAATCTACGAGTATCAAAACGGCATTCGTTGGCGTATGCTTCATAAAATGAAATTCCTTCGTCCAAAGTTTCAAACACCTGTCCAATGTAAGGCTGCATGTCGGGCCTGCAACCTGGGATAAGTGCAGctataaacaaaagaaataagtgTCAAAATGTCATCACGGCATGTCACTGCCCGAATTGGCAGATTGCTGGTTATTTATGTATCAGAGCATCATAATAAGCATAAAAAAGTAGACAAAATTGAACTATTTTCCACCAAAAAAACGTAACAGATTCAGTACAGCTTCAAATAAGGAGCGAGTATTGACCAAATTCTACATTTCAACAACATCTTGATCAACCATTTCGAAATATAACCTACTAGTTCAAGCACAAGAACTTCTACACTAGTTCATCAACCATTTCGAAATATAACCTACTACTCTACCTCGTCGATCAACGAACATAAAAACATCGAGCCTACTACTCAACCTAATTCATCAACGAACACAAAAACATCAACCATAACCGTAATTGGTTTCAACGTCATGAAACGCCTCTAGTTCAaattatcatgaaaattacCTTGAGCCTCGTCAAACAACTCCATTGCAAACCACACGTGGCCTTTGAGCTTACGCCGGACAAATATACTTCGTATAAGATCGCGGAAGAAGCTTTGTTAGATCAATTACAGTGGGATAAAGTTATGGCGGAATGAGAAAGAAACCTCGTATGCATTAAATCTTTGTTAAAAATGAAGCTAATGGAAGTTTTGGATGAATGGCGATAAATTAGGGGAACATTATTGACCACGTCGGTTATTAGGATCTACATAATTATGTTGACCAAGTTATGGAATAGTTGGAGAGAAATGTGGGTTTTTTGTAACAGCCGAATGATTCACATTCCATATACACCCTTAGTGACTTGATTTATGTTAATCGTTGACATTAACATAAGTATTTTATCATGAACCGTAGATTATATCTTATAATGGTGTAGGATTAGAGTTTGCATAGTTTGCATCTTAgggagtttgcatttgatcacacctGCATCTTAGGGAGTTTGCATTATATCTTATAATGGTGTAGGATTAGAGTTTGCATAGTTTGCATCTTAgggagtttgcatttgatcacatttGATCACATCTTATAATGGTGtaggattatatatatatatatatatatatatatatatatattatttccaCACTGCATCCATTTTTTAACTCTACTTGCTCAAATATTGCAGGGATTATGGGTTGGGTTAGCATGTGGTTTGGCAGCCCAAACGATGGGTCTTTTGGTGCTTTCCAAAGTCACAAAATGGACAAGAATAGAGTTATATCAAAATCCATCCCCCAACATTGTTCAACCCTAGGTATAATAAATCACACTGTAACCAATAAATCACACTGTATTCCAGTGCACTATTagtttattcaaataaataaaatgagtgGTATGCAAAAATCAACATATTGCTCAAATATATGCATCCCAATTGATTTTGTGGCAGCACATGATGAATTAATTACTACTTCTTCAGTTCCGTGGGATAAGTGGGACGAAGGAAGGGAGTACTATAGTATAAGATCCATGATTATTGAAATAAGGCGGTGATTTTTGTGTACCAAATCCAAATTAGTGTTACTCAACTAATTGAGTCAACTTATTCGAATCGGTGATTAATAATTTGAATCCTGTTTCACTAAAAGTTCGGTAACCAAAAATTAACTTGACAACACCCATAACTTAGTAGCTCGTGTGGAAACTAACCCTAAATTCTACTTTCTACTTCCTTTGTCCCATAAATATacatgcactttccattttcgtcggTCCTACAAAAACACatgcatttcatttttagaaagttatattaattaaataatgtatgTCTCACTATCGACTAAAACTACTTTAACTACTATTTTCttcctctcttattttatcataccattctcatcttctcttttactttaccaattttgtcttaattctcgtgtcataccgtccatatttttgtgagactgagggagtatttttcttcataatttatttcaaaattttttttaatgaaaaattctcCAGTGCTCGATGATGACACATGCATAATAGTGCACACACCTAAATTCCTTACCCGGCCCACCTTACTTTGTTAGcaactttttttaatcaaaatcaaTCGTGTTCGATTGCGTGGTTATCTCATTCAGATCCTGTTGCAACCAGTTCCCACagatattatgaaattaaaCATCGTCTTATCTAATTTACGTTGTTATTCATGGATGGTATATACATCTCCTCCGAGGTCTTCATCATTTCTTTCATCGACGTAGCTGTATTCGTGTGACaagccacatccttggacaacATCACCTGAATTGCACTAATAACTTTTATGTGTtctccaactccaactccaactccaagGATTTGTTTATCTCTCTTTTCCTCGTTTATGTGTTCTTTGTAATGTGTGTGATTTGATGGGGTCACCATACTTGTATTTATAGGCAGAGAGAGACAAACCCTAATTGTAAAACATTAAAGCCCTTTCCATCAGAGTGGCTATTTAATTAAGACGTTTATTTTTGATCAATTCTTTTTGACCAAGTAATACCAAAATCATATTAAATATTTGAAcataataatttgatttgattttgttaGCCAATAAAATATCAAACCGTAATTATATATATGCGTCCATTTCTTCCCTTAATAATCAAAGGAATAAATTACTATTCCTTTTACTTAATGAGTATAATCAGACGTATACATATACTTATAATTATGTTAATATATTCTCCATTTTCCTTATTAGTATAGGAAAATATATTTAAGTCAAACTTAATGACTAATTAGGAAAAGTCCTACTTAAATCA is part of the Salvia splendens isolate huo1 chromosome 6, SspV2, whole genome shotgun sequence genome and encodes:
- the LOC121808895 gene encoding protein FAR1-RELATED SEQUENCE 5-like is translated as MELFDEAQAALIPGCRPDMQPYIGQVFETLDEGISFYEAYANECRFDTRRFGHKYSNDIKTWQTIVCSRQGEKLDVDEEASSTKHRRRSSRCNCNAKLTLKYSTDPGSPCYVVSNFVDLHNHEMVDKKHVRYMKSNRNLGDIHYKFMQDCAKANIGPTRTFNLLKEFLGGYDAVGCTVTDIRNCKRDILQEMKGADVQMILNQMEAKKNTCDGFHYKFQQGTDGKLSSLFWCDAVSRKNYKMFGDIVSFDTTYSTNKYCMVFGPFTGKDNHGCPVTFGAGFVSNEGADSFCWLLSEFVDCMGFAPKLIITDQDWGMKLAIERVLTSTRHRWCMWHIMMKLPEKVPKRILANEELKKDLDSCIWSELLEPEEFEETWLTIVDQYGLQNEAWFTTMFAHREYWIPAYFRDFPMGSLLKTTSFSESENSFFKRYTNPHFNLADFVMHYNSALDAQRNITKRLDFSDASKVPILSTELLFEKHAAAMYTDRIFVQVQAEIVEAHRRCRMSHFQLEDNTEIYTIMDSHRNRGVVRHEVSPESWLKTPLLESVHNDPREELSKFADSQVDAKRVVATKLHSLYFHLFQRAQSNADDIFALFDGMEELSHRLFGDTVPSVASMGKAQSIENLYGLARPNVVTVHPPNIVSTKGSGSTSGKRIQSSLEKAIILQNKPKRRCAKCREMGHHDARNCGREKGKSNM